The sequence below is a genomic window from Tenacibaculum tangerinum.
TTTTCTGCTGTTATTTCAGAGGGTTTGGCTACTTGCTCAATTTCCCATAATATCATTTTAAACAACAACTCGTTTACTTGATGATACATAATAAATACCATTTCGTCTGGCAAGGTTGTTCTGGGTATTTGAAGTCCTAAAAGCGCATCGGTTTGTATATAATCCCAATAGGTTATGGGCTCGCTCCAAAGCAATCCTTCAAGCATTGCTTCAACAGGAACTCCTAGCTTGTCGTATTTTTCTTCTATTGCTTTTAATATTTCCTCTTTACTCATGTTGTTGTTTGTTTTATAAAAAAGAAAACAGACAGCAAAACCACCTGTTTTCTTTTCTCTTTTTTCTATAATTCTAGTTACAATGTTCCTCGTAATTGTTGTTCTCTTTCAATTGACTCGAACAATGCTTTGAAGTTTCCTGCTCCAAATCCGCGAGCTCCCATTCGCTGAATAATCTCGAAGAATAATGTTGGACGATCTTCTACTGGTTTGGTAAATATTTGTAGTAAGTATCCTTCTTCATCTGCATCGACTAAAATTGACAGTTCTTGTAGTTTCGAAATATCTTCTTTCATAATTTCCATGTGCTCGCCCAAACGTTCAGGAATCATGTCGTAGTACGATTGTGGTGGTGGTGGTAAAAACTCTACTCCATTTGCTTTTAATTGCGCTACTGTTTTGATGATATCGTCGGTAGCTACAGCAATATGTTGTACTCCTTCGCCTTCATAAAAATCTAAGTATTCTTCAATTTGTGAGCGCTTGGCTGCTTTAGCAGGTTCGTTGATTGGGAATTTGATACGTCCGTTACCGTTGCTCATCACTTTACTCATTAGTGCTGAGTATTCTGTGTGAATTTGTTTGTCGTCAAACGATAAAAAGTTAACGAATCCCATTACATCTTCGTACCATTGTACCCATTTGTTCATTTGACCCCAACCTACATTACCTACCATGTGGTCGATGTATTTTAGTCCTGCTGATGGTGGGTTGTAATCTGATTTCCATTCTTGAAAACCTGGTAAGAACACTCCGTTATAGTTTTTGCGTTCTACAAACACGTGTACGGTTTCTCCGTAGGTATAAATTCCTGCACGAACCACTTCGCCATGCTCATCTTTTTCCAATGTAGGTTCCATATATGATTTGGCTCCTCTACCAGTGGTTTCTTTCCATGCTGCACGGGCATCTTCTACCCAAAGTGCGACTACTTTTACACCATCACCATGTTTTACAATATGCTCGTTTATGGGTGATGTACTGTTTAATGGAGTAGTTAATACTAGTTTGATTTTATCTTGTTTTAACACATAGCTTACCTCATCTTTTGACCCTGTTTCAAGTCCTTTATAGGCATACGACTGAAAACCGAAAGCTGTTTTATAAAAATGGGCTGCTTGTTTGGCATTTCCTACATAAAACTCTACATAATCTGTTCCTAAGAGTGGTAAGAAGTCTTGGGCTCCTTCAAATATTTTTTCTAAACCGTAGTTTACTGATTTTATTTCTTTTGACATTTCTGTTCTTTTTTAGAGACGAGAAAAGAGAAACGAGAAACAAGACATTTAGAGTTTATTTTGAAACCCCATTGTCATTTTTTGAAACTCTGCTACCTTTTCTTCAATCAATGTTAATTCTTGTTGTGTTATATAATTTCTTTTACATGCTATAATCATTTGCGTTTCTAATTCAAATGATGAGCCTAGAGCGATATCAATAAAATGAGAAAAAGATTTATCTGTTCTTGAAGAACCTTCAGCTATATTACTAGGTATTGAAACTGAACATCTATTTATTTGAGAAACTAATCCAAATTTTTCTTCCTTTGGAAATTTATCTATTAATTTAAAAACATCTTCAACTATTTCAATACCAATATTCCATATTTTAAGGTTTTTATAGTTATGTCTTTTCATAACGTGAGAATTAGTCTCTTTTCTTTCCTCTTTTTTCTCTATTCTAAAATTACTCAAGCCACGATTTATAATAATCTTCATCGGCTATTTTCATCGCTTCTTCGGTTACCTTTAACGGTTTAAAAGTATCTACCATTACTGCTAGTTCTTCCGTTAGCTTTTCTCCGATGCTTCTTTCTGTAGCTCCTGGATGTGGTCCGTGAGGAATTCCTGCTGGATGCAATGAAATATGCCCTGCGTCGATATCGTTTCTACTCATAAAATCTCCGTCTACATAGTACAATACTTCATCAGAATCAATATTACTATGATTATAGGGTGCTGGTATCGCTTCTGGGTGATAATCATACAAACGAGGTACGAAGCTACAAATTACAAAGGTGTCTGTTTCGAATGTTTGATGTACTGGTGGCGGTTGATGTATACGACCTGTTATGGGTTCAAAATCGTGAATTGAAAAAGCATACGGATAGTTATACCCATCGTAACCAACTACATCGAAAGGATGTGTTGCATATACCATTTCAATAATTTCATTTTGTTTTTTTAATTTGATAACAAAATCGCCTTTTTCATTATGTGTTTCTAGCTCTTCTGGTCGGCGAATATCTCGTTCACAAAACGGTGAGTGTTCTAATAATTGACCAAACCAATTGCGATATCTTTTTGGCGTGTATACTGGGCTATACGATTCTACAATAAACAACCGGTTATCTTCTGTATCGAAGTCTAATTTGTAAATGATTCCGCGAGGTATGACCAAATAATCTCCATATTTAAAGTCTAAATTACCCAACATGGTACGTAATTTTCCTGTTCCTTTATGAATGAAAATCACCTCATCTGCGTCGGAATTTTTGTAAAAATAGTCTGTAGTCGATTCTTTTGGGGCAGATAGTATGATATTACAATCTGAATTGGTAAGTACTACCTTTCTACTTTCTAAGTAATCGTTTTCTGGCGGTACTTGAAATCCTCTGAATCGGTATGATTGAATATTATTTTCTTTGGCTATTTTAGGAGCAACTGAATATTGCTTGCGAATTTCTTTGACCATCGTGGGCCTGTATTCGTGGTAACTATTGGTAGACATTCCGTCAAAACCAATGGTACCAAATAATTGTTCGTAATATAAGCTTCCGTCTTCTTTACGAAACTGGATATGTCGTTTATGTGGAATATTTCCAAGTTTATGATAAAAAGGCATTTTTTTAATTTTTAAATGAATTAATGTAACAATGTAACAATAGGTAATTTGATACATTGGCGTATGTTGACAAACTGTTACATTAAAACACTTACTCAGGGTTGCGCTTTATCATAAATTTTAAATGAGATAAAAGATCTAACCAATACATTTCTAGCGCTTTAGTTGTTGCCCTACAAATATACAGAAAAGTGTTGTTTTATATTAACTTTCGGGTGCTAATTCTACCTCCAAGCCTTCTAAATCGGGTGTCATTTGTATTTGACATCCTAACCTGCTATTGTCTTCTACATAAAATGCTTCTGCTAGCATTGCTTCTTCATCGTCTCCTTTTTCTGGTAATTCATGGTCTGATTTAACATAGCATTGGCATGATGCACACATAGCCATTCCACCACAAATACCAATAGTTCCTTCTGGGGCTAATTCGTATGAACGAACTACTTCCATTAAGTTCATTGCCATATCTGTTGGTGCTTGTACTTCGTGTGTTACTCCGTCACGGTCGGTAATTTTTATGGTAATATCTTGATTCATATTTTTTAGTTGTTAGGTATTTGGTGTTGGGTATTAGGAAGTTTTTTTAAGTCGTTTTATTGTAAAACTTAAGCCTTTCTACCTTCGACTCTTTACTCTTTAACTTTTTCCTCAAAGTTTTTGCTCTTTTATCTTCCCCATCGTGCGACCATCCTGGGGCGTTAAATATGTAGTTGAGTTTATCACTCCACCTATCGGCTCTTTTTACGTCTTTCCAAATAGCGGCGTATTCATGGGTAGCCACCTTAAGAGGGTTATACGTTTCAATATTAACCGTTAACCCGTATATAGGTTTCTCTATTTCTTTTAATTCTTTGGAAAAGGTGCCAAATAAACGATCCCAAATAATGAGAATTCCTGCATGGTTACAATCTAAGTATCGAATATTAGAGGCGTGGTGCACTCGGTGATGCGAGGGTGTATTGAAAATGAATTCGATAGGTTTTGGTAGTTTATTAATCAATTCGGTATGTATAAAAAACTGATAAATTAAACTGATGCCCATCATGGTAAATAACATTAAGGGGTCGAATCCTAATAACGGAATCCACATCCAAAATAAAAATTTATGAATACGTTCTCCTACTCCTTGACGCAGTGCGGTTCCTAAATTCATATATACTGAAGAATGGTGCGGTACATGTCCTGCCCAAAACAGACGAACTTCATGGTTAGCGCGGTGAAACCAGTAATAGGCAAAATCATCGGCGAGGAATAACAACATCCATGCCCACCATTGACGTTGTACAATATCTTTTAAGGGGCTTACTTCATACAGATAGAAAAAAGCAATAAAAGCGAGTACTTTGGGAATGAATTCAACCATTGCCGAAAATACCATCATTAATAAGGATACACGGGTATCTTTACTGTTGTATTTTTCTTTCGCAATTCGGTATTCTATCCAAATAGAAATAAAAAAAACAGGTAAGGCAAAGTACAATAGCTTGTCTTCTGATAACTGCTGTATGTATTGGGTTAGCGTCACTATTTCTATTTACTATGGTACAAAGCTAAGGTTTCTTTTATAAAGTTGGTTTTCCCTAAAACATAAGCGCCTCTGTCATTTTTATATGTTGAAGCCAATGCTACTTTTAATGTTTCGTACTCTTTGGCTCTGCTAGGATGTTGAATTAAATAATCTCTAAACGTAAGTTGTTTACACATCTCATTGTCTTTCGGGCACATGTGAATGTGAAAAATTTGCTCTTTACTACCGTCTAAACGATATCCCTTGGTAAAAGACATATAGGCTTCTATATCTTCTCGAGCTGGCACTTCAAAAAAAGTATAGCCTAATTTTTCAAATTGTTGTATTAATTTTTTATCAAACAAAAATTCTTTTGGAATCTCGATAAACAAATCAATATAATTCTTTGCTTTGATATTCGGAATTGAGGTACTTCCAAAATGTTCAATTTCATTGAGGTATACGTTATCTACGTTCTCTAAAATTTGTTCTTTTTCTGCTTCAAAAATAGATTTCCAGTTGGGGTTATGCTCCGATAATTCAATAGGGAAAAGGGTGTTCCAGTCTTCTCTGGTTAAATCGTACAGTGTTTTTTTCATTTTTTATAACCAATAATTTGCTTTTCAAATTTTTCACTATCCTTAAAAGCACAAAGGTTTCCGTCTGGGTCAAAAAACTTAGCTACTGTTCCCCAAGAATGTTCTTGATAATTTACTTTAATTCCTTTTGAAATAAGTTTATCGGATAATTCTCTTATTTGAGAAACATTCATCCTTAAACACGTTTGTATCCTTTGTTGGTTCTTTTCTTTTTCTCCATGATAATCCTTATCTAATTCTATCATTAAATAGGCATTTCCAAAAGAAAAACAAGTTAGGTTCTCTGCTTTAAATAAAACAGGTAGCTCAAGAATGTTCTTATAAAAATCTACACATTCTTGATATTTTATGGTGTATAGTATAAAGCCTGTTCTATCTAAATTCACTATTGAATCGCTTTAACTACTGCTTTTGGTGCTTCTTTTCGCGTTCCATCAAATCCATCAACCCCGCCTACCGTGGTGTACTTCATTACATATTTTTTATCGGGATGAATGCGTTTGTAAGCACTCTGACACATCAGCGTCGCTTCGTGGAATCCGCATAAAATTAACTTTAATTTTCCTGGATAGGTGTTTACATCTCCAATAGCATAAATTCCTTCGATATTGGTTTGGTAGTCTAAGGCATTATTAACTTTAATGGCATTTTTCTCAATTTCTAATCCCCAATTGGCAATCGGTCCTAGTTTTGGAGAGAGTCCGAATAACGGAATAAAATGCTCGCACGGTAAGGTATATGGTTCTTTGTCTTTTTGTTCAATGATTACACCTTCTACTTTACTATCGCCTACAATTCCTGTTACTTCTGCTGGAGTAATTAAGGTTAGTTTTCCTTCATTCTTTAGCTCTTGTACTTTATCAACAGAGTCTAACGCTCCTCGAAACTCGTTTCTTCGATGAATTAGGGTGACTGATTTTGCTACATCGGTTAAGAAAATAGACCAGTCTAAGGCAGAGTCTCCACCGCCTGCAATGACCACATTTTTATCGCGATACATTTCGGGTTCTCTAATCATGTATTCTACCCCTTTATCTTCAAAGTCGGCGATATTCGGAATGGGTGGTTTGCGTGGTTCAAAACTTCCTAAACCTCCTGCAATAGCCACCACAGGTGCTTGGTGTTTGGTTCCTTTATTGGTAGTTACGATAAAGGTTCCGTCGTCTTGTTTTTCTATGGTATCGGCACGTTCTCCTAAAGTAAAACCTGGTTCAAATTGTTTGATTTGTTCTAGTAATTTATCGGTTAAATCGCCTGCTAAAATCTCTGGATAGGCAGGGATATCGTAAATGGGTTTCTTTGGATAAATTTCTGAACATTGCCCTCCTGGTTGTGGTAAAGCATCAATTAAATGACAACGTAATTTTAATAATCCTGCTTCAAAAACGGTGAATAGTCCTGTGGGTCCTGCTCCAATAATTAGTATGTCTGTTTGTATCATTGTTAGTACACTATGTCTTTTTATACTGACAATTCCTGCCTTTTTAAAGTAAAGCAGGAATATGTATGCGTTAGTGATTGAGTGGCTTGTTTGAGCTCTTCCAATTTTTTAATTGGAAAGCGAGTAACGAAAGCACGCCCGAACGCCCAAAATTAAAATATTTTTTTGCTAAATATCTAATTTTTATTAATTTATGCTACGTTTATTACTTCTGTAATTTCGGGTGCGTATTTTTTAATGGTTGCTTCTACTCCGTTTTTCAAGGTCATTTGATTTACTGAACAACCGCTACAAGCTCCTTCTAATTGTACTTTTACGGTACTGTCTTCTATAGATAATAACTTAATATTACCCCCGTCACTTACTAAAAAAGGTCGGATTTCTTCCAACGCTTTTTCTACGTTATTTCTTATATCTTCTGTTGCCATAACTAGCCCCTCTTAATCTCCCTTCTGAGGAGAAACTCAAAACAGGGTATCTGAGTTTCGTTTATAATTTCTTATTCACATTAGGTATTTTATGAACCATGTCATATACTCACTTTTCCATCCTTAAAGGTGGATTTATTTTGAGCTACAACCACTCATGGTAGTAATTCGTACTACTTCTGTGGGTGGTAAGTTTGCATTTCTTTTTAATAGTTGTGAAACCATTTCTTTGGTTACCTCGGTAAAGGCTTCTGCCAATGGTGTGTTTTCTTGTAAGGCTACTGGATGCCCAACATCTCCTGCTTCACGTATGCTCTGTACTAAGGGTATTTCTCCTAAGAAACTTGTTTCAATATCTTCTGCTAAGTTTTTAGCACCTCCTTGTCCGAAAATATAATATTTATTGTTCGGGAGTTCTACTGGTGTAAAATACGCCATATTTTCAACGATACCTAATACGGGCACGTTAATGCTTTCTTGCTGAAACATGGCTACTCCTTTTTTAGCATCTGCTAAGGCAATGTTTTGTGGTGTACTTACGACGACTGCTCCGTTAATGGGTACTGCTTGTACTATAGATAAGTGTACATCTCCTGTTCCTGGAGGTAGGTCGATTAGTAAGAAGTCTAACTCGCCCCAATCGGCATCAAATATTAATTGGTTTAATGCTTTGGAAGCCATTGGTCCACGCCAAATTACTGCTTGGTTTGGGTCTGTAAAAAATCCTAATGACAATAACTTGACTCCATAGCTTTCAATCGGCTTCATTTTCGAACGTCCATTAACGTTGACTGCTAACGGTTTTTCTTTTTCCACATCAAACATTAGGTGTTGCGAGGGTCCGTATACATCGGCATCTAGCACTCCTACTTTGAAGCCCATTTTTGCTAGAGATACTGCCATGTTTGAGGTAATGGTAGATTTTCCTACGCCTCCTTTACCTGAGGCAATGGCAATAATATTTTGAATATTCGGAATTTCTTTACCTCTAATTTGATTTGGTTTTTCTTTTGGCTGAACTTCTACCTTCACATTCACTTTTACATCGATTTTTTGGTCAACGTGCTGGTGAATGGCTTTCATTATCTCTACTTCTACCTTCTTTTTTGCTTGTAATGACGGATTGGCAATGGTAACATCTACAATTACCTCATCTCCAAAGGTAACGACATTGGTTATATTTTCGTTTTCTACTAAACTTTTACCTTCTCCGGGTGCGGTTATCGATTCTAACGCTTTGTATATATCTTGTTTTTTTATCATTGGGCTCTATGCTTTAAGCAATATGCTCTATGCTATGTTCTTTTGCTTATTTTTATTTAATCTTAACTGCAAAGATACGTTTTAGCCCTCAGAAAATAAAGTGTTTAAATTGGGAATATTTATAGGCTGATAGGTTGGTTTTATAGATGAGTTCTCGATATGATTTTCTTTCGGAAAATTACTCCTGACATCTAAAATTTAATGTTTTTTATCGGCTTTTGAAAATGCAAGAACAATTAGCGCAATTCTTCACTCGGATTCCAAAATACCTTTTCAAAATCTTGAATTTGATTATCAATTACTTTGATTCCTTCGCTTTCTAATAATTGTTGCATCAAATTGGTTCCTTCAAAGTGATGCTTTCCTGTTAACAAGCCTTTTCTATTTACGACTCGGTGTGCGGGTACTTCTTTTTCTGAAGAGTTATTCATCGCCCAACCTACCATTCTTGCTGAACGTGCTGCTCCTAAATACGTGGCAATGGCTCCGTAACTGGTTACTCTTCCGTAAGGAATTAATCGTGCTACTTCATACACTTTTTCGAAGAAGTTTTTGTTTGTCATAATGTAAAGATAACGACATTTAACGAATACCTATCGACCTAAGAAAATCATAAAAAAAATCCTGCTAAAAACAGGATTAGTAATTAAGTTTGAATTTTATATACGTAATCGGCTTTCCGATTTCTAAATATTGTTTTTCGTAGAAGGTTTGTGTGCCTGTTACTTCTTCTGGACTATATACGTTTTTATATACATCGTGGTTGGCGTGCAATATTTCGTGACCTTCTCCGTGTAACAAGCCTAAGGTATACCCGTGCATAAATTCACTATCGGTTTTTAGGTTAACGGTTCCTTCTGAGTTTAAAATACGGTGGTATTTCTTTAAAAACTCCGTATTGGTCATGCGATGTTTGGTGCGTTTGTATTTTATTTGAGGATCGGGAAAGGTTATCCAAATTTCAGAGACTTCATTTTCAGCAAAAATATGGTCTACCAACTCAATTTGGGTTCTGATAAAAGCAACATTGTTTAGGTTGTTTTCGAGTGCAGTTTTGGCTCCTCGCCAAAAACGAGCTCCTTTAATATCGATTCCAATAAAGTTTTTATCAGGGTGCTTTTCAGCTAAAGCAATCGTGTACTCACCCTTACCACAGCCGAGTTCTAAAACTATGGGGTTGTCGTTTTTAAAAAAGGTGTACCATTTTCCTTGATACGAAAAATTGTTGATGACTTCTTCTCGTGTAGGCTGAATAACATTAGCAAACGTTTCATTTTCTTTGAAACGCTTTAATTTATTTTTACTTCCCAAATTTAGTAGAAATTAGGCTCTATCTTCTGTTCCTTCTTTTAAGAAAATAGATGATTGCCACATCCAGTAAGCGAATAACACTAATAAAACTATTAAAAATAACCAGTTTATAGTGTTAGAAGTCCACCAACCACCTGGCGATTTCGCTACTGTTAAACGTAACCAATCAAAAGGTAAGAATAAAAAGTCGGTAAATAAACTACCAATCCATCTAAAAATATTGCCTGCTATCATATCTTAAGTATCTTTACAGTTGCAAAAATATAAAAAGAAACCATGTTAGCCAATTTTTTCGGTAAATCTAAGCCTATTAATTTTATTGTGCTGTTTGTACTTTTTTTAGGATATTTTGTTTTACATATTTTTTCTAGGGAATTGTCTTTTAGCCTTTTAAAAGAGTTGGGTTGGTTTTTGGTTGTTTTTTCTATTTACAATTTTATTCTTACAAAGAATTTATTGACCTATGATAGTTCGTTTGCTTTCTTATTTTTTGTGCTATTATTTGGATTTTTTCCGGATACAATAGCCACAAACAACACTTTTTTTGCCAATTTAACGATCTTACTTTTTTTGAGAAAAGTATACAGTTTACAGTCGCCTAAAAATGTTCTTCATAAATTATTTGATGGAGGTTTATGGTTAGGAATCTCGTTTTTAATAGAACCTTATACTTCTTTGCTAATCGTGTTGCTTTACGCCTCAATATTTTTACATCAACGTTTTACCTATCAAACGTTATTAATTCCATTAATTGGTGTTTTTGGACCTGTTTTTTTGTACTTCACTTACTATTTTTGGTATGATGAAGTTGAGAAATTTTACGCTCTTTTTAATTGGAATTTTTATCCAGATATACGTTTTTACACGAACGATAAATACTTATTTCCTATACTTTTTATCGGGTTCTTTTCAATTGCTTCTATCTTTTTAAAAAGTCCTAAAGCCTTTTCTGTATCGAATAAATTTAGAAGAAACTGGATATTGATTCTTACCAATCTTATTATTTCGCTACTCATTTTAATTTTAGTGGAAAATAAAAATGGTACTGAGTTTATGTATGTCTTTTTTCCCGTTTCTGTTGTTTTGGCAAACGGAATTGAGAGTTTTCAAAAAAAATGGTTTATAAATCTTATACTTATTGCGTTTTTAATAACTTCTTTTGTAGTAAGTTTTAGATATTACAATTTTATTCCGTAAGCTAAATCACCCGCATCTCCTAACCCTGGAACGATATATCCTCTGTCGTTTAACTTTTCGTCGATATCGGCAATCCATAAGTTTGTGTTTTCTGGAAAATGTTTTTCGACATAGGCCACGCCTTCAACAGAGCCTATAACAGATACTAGTATTATTTCTTTGGGTGTTCCGTATTTTTTGATGCCTTGGTAAACGGCAACCATCGAACGACCAGTTGCCAGCATTGGGTCTACTAACAATAGTGTTTTCCCATCAATTGAAGGGGCTGCAAAATATTCAACTACTATTTCAAATTCTTCATCGTTATTGGGGTGATGACGATATGCTGAAATAAAGGCATTTTCGGCATCGTCAAAATAGTTTAACATTCCGTTATGTAAGGGTAATCCTGCTCTTAGAATTGAACATAGTACAATATCTTTGTTTGGCAAGGTTGCTTTTTTCGTTCCTAGGGGTGTGGTTATTTCTTCAGTGGTGTAGGTTAATTCTTTACTAAGTTCATACGCTAAAACTTCGCCTATACGCTCAATATTTCTACGAAAACGCATCGAATCTTTTTGAATTGTAACGTCTCTGAGTTCAGCTAGGAATTTAGTAAGAATAGAATTTTGTTTGGCTATATGGTGCGTTTTCATGAATGTGTTCTTTTTTTGTTCTGCAAAAGTAACAGAAATTTATCGGGGTTTTATAAAGTTAGCTAATGCTTTATGTAATTCTATTGTGGCTTCTAGGTGGCTCATGTGTCCGTTAGGCAATTCGACCAAAGGTGTGTGTGTTCTTTTTGCTTCTTTTACTACTGTATCATAATTTAATATAGGGTCTTGTTTTCCTGTTATTAGTAACCGCTTTTCTATGGTTTGTAAGGGCTTTTCTTCATTGCTTCGCAAGCACATTCCTTCACTGGCTGCTATATACCCTCTTACAGGGGTTTGTAAAGCTTGTTTTCGTACTTTTTCTATTTCTTTGGAAAGTTTTGTTCGCATGTGTTCAGCAAACAAATTACTAATAGACATGGTTACTAATGTCTCATAGTTTTCTTTTGCCATGTTATTGGCTCTTTTGCGTAACTTTTTTCGTTCTTCACTGTCTGCCATAGTAGTAGAATTCATCAAGCAGATACCCTTCACATTTTTTGGATATTTTTTTGCAAAAGCTAGCGAAACATACCCTCCCATAGAATGCCCTATAAAAATAGCACGACGAATTTTTACTTTTTTAAGCACTGCTTTTACCGCTTCTGCCATTTCTTCCATCGTATGAATGTAGCCTGTACAGCCTGTTTTTCCATGTCCCAATAAATCAATGCAAAC
It includes:
- the hppD gene encoding 4-hydroxyphenylpyruvate dioxygenase — translated: MSKEIKSVNYGLEKIFEGAQDFLPLLGTDYVEFYVGNAKQAAHFYKTAFGFQSYAYKGLETGSKDEVSYVLKQDKIKLVLTTPLNSTSPINEHIVKHGDGVKVVALWVEDARAAWKETTGRGAKSYMEPTLEKDEHGEVVRAGIYTYGETVHVFVERKNYNGVFLPGFQEWKSDYNPPSAGLKYIDHMVGNVGWGQMNKWVQWYEDVMGFVNFLSFDDKQIHTEYSALMSKVMSNGNGRIKFPINEPAKAAKRSQIEEYLDFYEGEGVQHIAVATDDIIKTVAQLKANGVEFLPPPPQSYYDMIPERLGEHMEIMKEDISKLQELSILVDADEEGYLLQIFTKPVEDRPTLFFEIIQRMGARGFGAGNFKALFESIEREQQLRGTL
- a CDS encoding sterol desaturase family protein produces the protein MTLTQYIQQLSEDKLLYFALPVFFISIWIEYRIAKEKYNSKDTRVSLLMMVFSAMVEFIPKVLAFIAFFYLYEVSPLKDIVQRQWWAWMLLFLADDFAYYWFHRANHEVRLFWAGHVPHHSSVYMNLGTALRQGVGERIHKFLFWMWIPLLGFDPLMLFTMMGISLIYQFFIHTELINKLPKPIEFIFNTPSHHRVHHASNIRYLDCNHAGILIIWDRLFGTFSKELKEIEKPIYGLTVNIETYNPLKVATHEYAAIWKDVKRADRWSDKLNYIFNAPGWSHDGEDKRAKTLRKKLKSKESKVERLKFYNKTT
- a CDS encoding MGMT family protein translates to MTNKNFFEKVYEVARLIPYGRVTSYGAIATYLGAARSARMVGWAMNNSSEKEVPAHRVVNRKGLLTGKHHFEGTNLMQQLLESEGIKVIDNQIQDFEKVFWNPSEELR
- a CDS encoding GrpB family protein, with the translated sequence MKKTLYDLTREDWNTLFPIELSEHNPNWKSIFEAEKEQILENVDNVYLNEIEHFGSTSIPNIKAKNYIDLFIEIPKEFLFDKKLIQQFEKLGYTFFEVPAREDIEAYMSFTKGYRLDGSKEQIFHIHMCPKDNEMCKQLTFRDYLIQHPSRAKEYETLKVALASTYKNDRGAYVLGKTNFIKETLALYHSK
- a CDS encoding four helix bundle protein, encoding MKRHNYKNLKIWNIGIEIVEDVFKLIDKFPKEEKFGLVSQINRCSVSIPSNIAEGSSRTDKSFSHFIDIALGSSFELETQMIIACKRNYITQQELTLIEEKVAEFQKMTMGFQNKL
- a CDS encoding NifU family protein, with protein sequence MATEDIRNNVEKALEEIRPFLVSDGGNIKLLSIEDSTVKVQLEGACSGCSVNQMTLKNGVEATIKKYAPEITEVINVA
- the trmB gene encoding tRNA (guanosine(46)-N7)-methyltransferase TrmB, which gives rise to MGSKNKLKRFKENETFANVIQPTREEVINNFSYQGKWYTFFKNDNPIVLELGCGKGEYTIALAEKHPDKNFIGIDIKGARFWRGAKTALENNLNNVAFIRTQIELVDHIFAENEVSEIWITFPDPQIKYKRTKHRMTNTEFLKKYHRILNSEGTVNLKTDSEFMHGYTLGLLHGEGHEILHANHDVYKNVYSPEEVTGTQTFYEKQYLEIGKPITYIKFKLNY
- a CDS encoding Mrp/NBP35 family ATP-binding protein gives rise to the protein MIKKQDIYKALESITAPGEGKSLVENENITNVVTFGDEVIVDVTIANPSLQAKKKVEVEIMKAIHQHVDQKIDVKVNVKVEVQPKEKPNQIRGKEIPNIQNIIAIASGKGGVGKSTITSNMAVSLAKMGFKVGVLDADVYGPSQHLMFDVEKEKPLAVNVNGRSKMKPIESYGVKLLSLGFFTDPNQAVIWRGPMASKALNQLIFDADWGELDFLLIDLPPGTGDVHLSIVQAVPINGAVVVSTPQNIALADAKKGVAMFQQESINVPVLGIVENMAYFTPVELPNNKYYIFGQGGAKNLAEDIETSFLGEIPLVQSIREAGDVGHPVALQENTPLAEAFTEVTKEMVSQLLKRNANLPPTEVVRITTMSGCSSK
- a CDS encoding DUF6341 family protein — translated: MIAGNIFRWIGSLFTDFLFLPFDWLRLTVAKSPGGWWTSNTINWLFLIVLLVLFAYWMWQSSIFLKEGTEDRA
- a CDS encoding VOC family protein, with translation MNLDRTGFILYTIKYQECVDFYKNILELPVLFKAENLTCFSFGNAYLMIELDKDYHGEKEKNQQRIQTCLRMNVSQIRELSDKLISKGIKVNYQEHSWGTVAKFFDPDGNLCAFKDSEKFEKQIIGYKK
- a CDS encoding 2Fe-2S iron-sulfur cluster-binding family protein, which encodes MNQDITIKITDRDGVTHEVQAPTDMAMNLMEVVRSYELAPEGTIGICGGMAMCASCQCYVKSDHELPEKGDDEEAMLAEAFYVEDNSRLGCQIQMTPDLEGLEVELAPES
- a CDS encoding NAD(P)/FAD-dependent oxidoreductase translates to MIQTDILIIGAGPTGLFTVFEAGLLKLRCHLIDALPQPGGQCSEIYPKKPIYDIPAYPEILAGDLTDKLLEQIKQFEPGFTLGERADTIEKQDDGTFIVTTNKGTKHQAPVVAIAGGLGSFEPRKPPIPNIADFEDKGVEYMIREPEMYRDKNVVIAGGGDSALDWSIFLTDVAKSVTLIHRRNEFRGALDSVDKVQELKNEGKLTLITPAEVTGIVGDSKVEGVIIEQKDKEPYTLPCEHFIPLFGLSPKLGPIANWGLEIEKNAIKVNNALDYQTNIEGIYAIGDVNTYPGKLKLILCGFHEATLMCQSAYKRIHPDKKYVMKYTTVGGVDGFDGTRKEAPKAVVKAIQ
- a CDS encoding homogentisate 1,2-dioxygenase, with the translated sequence MPFYHKLGNIPHKRHIQFRKEDGSLYYEQLFGTIGFDGMSTNSYHEYRPTMVKEIRKQYSVAPKIAKENNIQSYRFRGFQVPPENDYLESRKVVLTNSDCNIILSAPKESTTDYFYKNSDADEVIFIHKGTGKLRTMLGNLDFKYGDYLVIPRGIIYKLDFDTEDNRLFIVESYSPVYTPKRYRNWFGQLLEHSPFCERDIRRPEELETHNEKGDFVIKLKKQNEIIEMVYATHPFDVVGYDGYNYPYAFSIHDFEPITGRIHQPPPVHQTFETDTFVICSFVPRLYDYHPEAIPAPYNHSNIDSDEVLYYVDGDFMSRNDIDAGHISLHPAGIPHGPHPGATERSIGEKLTEELAVMVDTFKPLKVTEEAMKIADEDYYKSWLE